The Blattabacterium sp. (Cryptocercus kyebangensis) region TAATTCCTATCGAACATATTTTCTTATATTTACCGTTTTTTTTCTTTAACCAAACTCCAGTTTTTCCTTTTTCTCGTTCCCCTTTTATTCCATGATTTTTTAAAAAATGGATAATTACTTCTTCTAAGAAACGTAGATATTTGTGAATATCAGTAAAAAAATAGTCCATATTTAAAATGGGGTATACCACTAATTGTCCAGGACCATGATAAGTTATATCTCCTCCTCTATCTGTTTGATAAAATGTAGCATCTATTTTTTTTAAAAAATCCGATGATACTAATAAATGTTTATATTTTCCATTTTTTCCTATAGTATATACATGTGGATGCTCTACAAATAGTAAATATCCTGCTATTTCTTTTTTAGTATGAAAAAATCTATTTTTTACTTTTTTTTGGATAATATCATCAAATAATATTTTTTGATATTTCCAAGTTTCTTGATATTCTTTTTTTCCTAAGTCTTCGAAAAAGAGTATTTTTTTTTTCATAATTTTTTAATTTTGAAAAATTAATAATACAATAAAAAAAACAAATGTACCTTCGTGTTGTTTTTATAAACGTACAATTCTCTGCATGAAATATTTTTATGCCTAATTTATCAGAACAACAAATTATACGTAGAAAAAAATTAAATCAACTAAGACTATTAGGGATAAATCCTTATCCTCCAGAGGAATATTTCATTAAAAACACTATTTTTGATATAAAAAAAAATTTTATAGAAAAAGACCCCATAAGCATAGCTGGACGTTTAATACGTTTGAGAATTTTAGGAAAAGCTTCGTTTGGAGAAATGAAAGACCACACGGGATGTATACAAATATACTTTAATAAGAATCATTTTTACTCAGAAAAAATGGGAAAAGAGGAATCCTACAATATTCTTTTAAAAAAACTTATAGATATAGGAGACATTATTGGAGTGAAAGGTCTTTTATTTAAGACAAAAATGGATGAAATTACTATACATGTCCATAGATTAACTATTTTATCTAAATCTTTACGACCATTGCCACAAGTAAAAATAGATAAAAATAAAAAAATATATGATGCTTTTTCTAATACAGAACAACGTTATCGCATGCGTTATGTAGATCTTATTGTGAATGATCATGTTAGAAAAATTTTCTTAAAACGGACTCGTATAATACGAGAAATTAGAAATTTCTTAGACGATAAAGGTTATTTAGAAGTGGATACTCCTATTCTACAATCTATTCCAGGTGGAGCTGTAGCTCGTCCTTTTATTACCTATCATAATTCACTTGGAATTCCATTGTATTTACGTATTGCTAATGAACTTTATTTAAAAAGACTAATAATTGGTGGATTTCACGGAGTCTATGAATTTTCTAAAAATTTTAGAAATGAAGGAATGGATCGTATTCATAATCCAGAATTTACTGTATTAGAACTTTATGTTGCTTATAAAGATTATTATTGGATGATGAAATTTACAGAAGAACTTATGAAGTGTATTTACAAAAAAGTTCAAAAAGAGGATAAGGACATTTTAATAGAAAAAAATAGTATTAATTTTAAAACTCCATTTCCACGAATCCCTATATTGGATTCTATTCAAACACATACTGGATTTGATCTTAGAGATATGGAAGAGGAAGAGTTAAGAAAAGTTTGTAAAAAATTGCATATAGAGATGGAGGAAAATATAAAAATTAGCAAAGCTAAAATGATTGAAAACATTTTTGAAGAAAAATGCGAAAAAAATTACATAAATCCTACTTACATTATCGATTTTCCTATAGAAATGAGCCCTTTAACGAAAAAACATCGTCATAAAAAAAATTTGTCAGAACGTTTTGAACTTCTTATAAACGGACAAGAAATTGCTAATTCTTATTCAGAACTTAATGATCCTATAGATCAACTTGATCGTTTTAGAGAACAAATAAAATTATCCGAAAAAAATACAGATGAATCTATGTTTCTTGATAAAGATTTTATACGAGCTTTAGAATTTGGTATGCCTCCTACTGCAGGTATTGGAATTGGAATAGACCGATTGGTCATGTTATTTACGAATAAAAGTTCTATTCAAGAAGTATTATTTTTTCCGCAAATGCGACCAGAAAAGAAATAAAATAAATAGGTCTATTCTAAACCTAATACTTTTAATCCGTTTTTTGTAGAAATTTCAACCAAATGGTCTATGTCATAATAATGACAAGCTTCTAACATAACTCGTAATTCTATCCAAAGATTTCCATCAGAAAAAGGTTTGTATATATCGCATATATTATCTGTTCCAAAAGCCACTATAATTCCTTCAGGAATCATTTCATCTACTGGAGTAATAGAATTATGGCTAGGTGTCAACCGTTCACTTCTAGTATGGTCAATCCAAGCAATAGGACAAGATATTACCATTAAATTAGCTTTTTTCATTAATCTATATATTTCATAACGATATTTTCTATCATGTGCTGCTAAAGAAATACTATGTATGGCTACTACCTTTCCTTGCATACCATGTTCAATAGTTTTTTTTGCTAGTTTTTCAGTTTCTTTTTCTTCACTTGTATTAAATTGATCTACATGTACATGTACTAATTTTCCCTTTTTTTTAGCTGTTTTTAATAATACATCTAGATGTTCATTTTCTTTTCCATAATCTTTAGCAGGTAATCCACCAATGATATCTACAAATTCTACTGATTTATCGAACCAATATTTAGATTTTTTATTCAAAACCCCTTTAAGTAGTTGATTTGCAAAACGAATATGGATTGAATTTCCATAATTATTTCTCAATTTTTTAGCAGCTTTTAATGCCCGGTCTTCAATAATTTCATCCACATCAATAAAAGTACATAAAGCTTGTGTCCCTTGTTTTAAAAAGTATTCCAAAGCTTTTTCCATTCTAATATAAATGTCTTCTTCTGTAGCTAAACGTTTCATTTCATCAACTAAATACCATTTTTTATTAAGGGAATAATAAGAATATTTAAAATTTTTTTTCGTTAGAGTATAAGCTCTATCCAAGTGAGAATGCGCATTTACCCATCCTCCTTTTTTTTTTACTTTTTCAATAAAATTTTTTTTAGGATTCATCTTTATTTTTTTTAATTGGTATTTTATAATAAAAAAATCTTAAATATTGGAAATCCAAATAACTTTTTTGGTAATGAAAAATGGTTCTCTAAAATAATTCATTAGAGGATATTCTACCGCATGAGGAAATTTTTCTAATTCTTTAGAAAGGTCACCTCCTTTTAGATATAAGGATCCATTTTTAATTATATAGTTGGATTTGTATCTAAATTTATTTTTTATCCATTTTTGAGTTTTGGATATTTTTGTTACAAATCTGCTAACCACGAAATCAAATCTATATTCTAATTTTTCTGCACGTATACAAATAGCATGTGCATTTTTTAATTGTAGATCATAGATTATTTTCTCTACAATTTTAATTTTTTTTCTAATGGAATCAACCAATATAAATTTTGTATTAGGAAAAATTATAGATAAAGGGATCCCTGGAAATCCACCTCCTGTACCTAAATCCATAACAAAGGATCCAGGGTAAAAAGGAAAAACTTTAGCAATTCCTAAACAAAAAAGAACATGCTGTTGATAAAAATTATAGAATGTTTTTCTAGAAAGAAGATTGACATAAGTATTCCAATATTCATATAAATTTTTTAAAGAATATAATTGATGTATTTGATGATCCAATAGATTTGGAAAATACTTTTTAATTAATTCCATATGGATAAATGAATACAAATTTATTTAGATTTGCAATCATTTCAAATTATCTATCCATGAAAAATAGATTATTATCCAAACGTTTACAAAATATATCTTATTCGCAAACTTTAGCTATGTCTAATAAAGCTAGAAAATTAAAAAATAAAGGGTATGATATTATTAACTTAAGTTTGGGAGAACCAAATTTTTATCCACCAAATTTTGTTTTAAACGATGCTAAAAAAGCTATTGATGAAGGGCTCTATCATTACTATACTCCCGTATCTGGATATTTAGAACTTAGAGAAGTAATATGCAAAAAATTTTATCGTGATAATGGATTGAAATATTTTCCATCTCAGATTGTGGTTTCTACTGGTGGAAAACAATCTATTATGAATGTTCTTTTATCTTTACTTAATCGAAAGGATGAAGTTATTATTCCAGCACCCTATTGGGTAAGTTATTATCAAATGGTGAAATTATGTGAAGCGATTCCTGTGATTATTCCAACAATTATGGAAAAAAATTTTAAAATTAATCCAAAAAATTTAGAAGAATCTATTACACCAAAAACAAAATTATTTATTTTAAATACACCATGTAATCCTACAGGAAGTGTTTACTCTTATAAAGAATTAAAAAATTTAGTAGATATTTTTAAGAGACATCCAAAAATAATTATTCTTTCTGATGAAATTTATGAACACATTTGTTACTCAGGAAAACATATTAGTATTGCCAGTTTTACTGATATTTATGATAGAGTAATAACCCTAAATGGATTATCTAAAGCTTTCTCTATGACTGGATGGAGAATTGGGTATATTGGAGCTCCGGAATGGATTGCTAAGTCTTGTGATAAAATACAGGGACAAATAACTTCTTGTGCTAATTCTATCGCACAACGTGCAGCTATTTCTGCATTAAACGCTTCACCAATTGAAATAGAATATATGATCAAGGAGTTTAAAAAAAGAAGAAATTTAGTTTTGGATATGATGAAGGAAATTCCTGAATTTCAAATAATAAATAAACCAAATGGAGCTTTTTATGTATTTCCAAAAGTTTCAGATCTTTTTGGAAAAAAGTTCCATGGAAGAATTATTAAAAATTCGGAGGATTTATCTTCTTTTTTTCTTGAAAAAGCTCAAGTTTCCACTGTTAGTGGAAGTGCTTTTGGGGATAATGAATGTTTACGTATTTCTTATGCTTCCACAGAAGATAAAATTATAGAAGCCCTTACAAGGATAAAAAAAGTATTAAATTAATTTAATTTTGGGTGGAAGACCGGATTCGAACCGGCGCCCCTCAGAACCACAATCTGATGCTCTAAACCAACTGAGCTACATCCACCATTTATTCGTGTATAGTAATACTCTAACAAATATAGACAATCAATTAATTTATTGACAAAAACTTTCTATAATTTTTTTGCAATAATAGATAAGATCACTATATATCCACCTTATTATGGCCTCTCTTTCTTGAATAGGATACAAAAGGTGAACATTTGCACCTGCATCTAGTGTAAAATAGATGTTTTTTTTGCTTTGTTTTCTAAAATCCCATACTTTATGAAGTACGTGAAGGGTATTCGGTCTCATCCATAAAAAATAGGGATTAGAGGTCATGATCATAGCATGAAGATTTAAAGATTCATGTTCTATTAATTCTCCAAATTTTGTAAAATCTCCTATTTTTAATATGGATATCAGTCTATCCATATTTCTATTAGCACATTTTAATCTTTCCTTAGCATAAGGATGGTTATTCATTAATTGATGTCCTTTTGAACTTAAAATTTTTTTAGGTTCTTCATCTATTACCAAAATAGTATCCCCCATTTTTGTAAATATTGGGTGTATCTTATAGGGATAAGGGATAGAATAAAGATTATTACTCCCTTTTATTGATTTATGTTTTCCCCAAACTACAAGTCCAGGATATATAGATCTACAAGCACTTCCAGATCCTAATCTAGCTAAAAAAGAAGCTTTTTTTAAAAAAAAATCTTCTTTTAAAGAAGAATCTAATTTTTTTTCTATTTCCATAATACATAAAGCTAAAGCGCTCATGGAAGAAGCAGAAGAAGCAATTCCACTACTGTGTGGAAAAGTATTATCGGTTTTTATAACAAAATTAAAATATCGCAAATAAGAACAATAAAATGATATTCTATGAAAAAATTCCAAAATTTTGGGAAGAAAATTAGTTTTTTCTTTTCCAGAAAAGAAAATTCTTATAGATCTTTTTTTTTTTTATCTCTAAGATGATAAATTAGTCTTGTTACCGTGTAAACCTCTCCTAGAGAATAACTAATAGACGAATTCAACGGTATTTGAATTTTATTTTTTTGTTTCCCCCAATATTTTATTAGAGCTATGTTTGAATGGCTCTTTTTGGTTACTACTCCATTTGAAACTATAGAATAGTTTTTTTTCTTATAAAAGAAACAATTACTTTTCAAAAGTTCTGTAAAAAAATACGATTAAATTTATTAACTTTATAAACCGTTATCACGGTTTTTTTTTATATAATCTAACATTTTTTCATCATCTAATTCTCCTTCGGAACGAGCAATGACGCAACTAGCTAATCCGTTTCCTATAACATTTACGGTAGTACGAGCCATATCCATTAATTCATCTATTCCTATAATCGCTAATATAGGCCAAGTAGGTAGACCAAAAGAAGAAACAGTTGCTAAAAGAATTACTAAAGAGGCTCTAGGGACTCCAGCCACACCTTTACTAGTTAAAATTAAAGTTAAACCTATAAATATTTGCTGACTAAAACTTAAAGGGATTCCAGAAGCTTGCGCTACAAAAACAGTGGCTAAAGATAAATAAAGAGTAGTTCCATCTAAGTTAAAGCTATAACCTGTAGGAATCACAAAAGCAATAATTTTCCTTGGAACACCTAATTTTTCTAAATTTTCCATAAGAAGGGGTAAAGCAGATTCGGAACTTGTAGTGGCAAACGCTAATGATACAGGCTCCATTAAAGCTTTTACAAATCCCCTTAAAGGAACTTTAATCCATAAAAGAATGGGAAATAAAACCACTATCAAAAATATTAACAAAGCAATATAAAGTGTAAATAATAACTGAAAAAGATTATATAATATATCCAAACCCATATGTCCTACTGTATAAGCTATAGCAGAACCGACTCCGATAGGGGCAAAATACATGATTATCTTAGTAAATTTAAACATGATCTCTGAAATACTCTCTGTAAATGACAATATAGGTCTACGTTTTTTTTCATCTAAAAAAAGCATAGATATTCCGAAAATTACGGAAAAAACAACAATAGGCAATACATCTCCATGATATATAGATTTAATGAAATTTTCTGGAAATACGTGAAGAATGGTATCTTGCCAAGTTTTACTTTCTACTTTTGGAAATTGATGTGAAGTTATTCCTGAAGGCATAACAATTCCCACTCCAGCTTGAGAAACATTAATGGCAATAAGACCAATGAACAAGGCTAAAGTAGTAACTATTTCGAAATACAATAAGGATTTCCACCCCATACTTCCTAATTGTTTAATGTTAGAGTGACTGGCTATACCAACTACCAAAGTGGAAAATAATATTGGAGCTATAATAGTTTTTATAAGTCTCAAAAATATTTGAGATAAAAATCTCAATTCTACAGCAATTTCAGGGTGATCTATACCGAATTCTATTCCTATGATTATGGATAATAAGATCCAAGTGGTTAAGTCTTTTTTCAAAAAAGCATAAAATATGAAAATAGAAATAACGAAATATCTAAACAGGCAAAGAGTTAATTTATCTAATCCAAAAAAGTTTTTTGATAAGTGAATAAACACGTATGCGAAAAAACTTAAAAATGCTATTAGTAAAATTTTTTCTTTTTTTACTTTCATTCCAATACTCATTTTGTAAAATTCAACATCTATAAAAGGATAATCGGTAACAGACCCGTAGGGACTCGAACCCCAACTAACAGAACCAAAATCTGCTGTGCTACCGTTACACAACGGGTCTATGAAAAATGTAAATATATACCATTTTTTTTCAAAAACATTACAATTATGGATAAGGATATTTTTTGGGATGATAGGATCCATCTAGAAAATTTACGAATAGACTCCCATATAAAATAGGAAAAAAAATTAGTTAGTATATTAGAAAGGGAAAAAACGATATTTTGAATAGATTAAAAAAAAATTTTTTTAGAATATAAGTTTTTTTGATCATTACCAGAATTCATCAAATTATGTCTGTAAAAATACGTTTAAAAAGAATTGGAAAAAAACATAGGCCTATTTACCATATAGTTGTAGCCGATTCTCGTTCCCCACGAAATGGGAAATTTATTGAAAAAATAGGGACTTATAATCCTAATACGAATCCTCCTTCAACAGTATTAAAAATGAAAAATGCTGTATCATGGTTGATCAAAGGGGCACAACCTACTGATACGGTAAGATCCATTTTTTCTAAAAATGGAGTATTACTAAAAAAACATTTATTAGAAGGAGTTAAAAGAGGAGGATTAAGTGAGGAAGAAGTTCATCAAAAATTTCATATTTGGAAAAATAAGAACTTATCATAGAGGATATAGAAAGAGAACATGGTAATTTTATTTTAAAGTTATAGTTCCATAGAAGAATCTTTTATAGAAAAGGGGCCTATACGTTCTCTTCTTAAAGAAAGAAGATAGGCACCACTTTTTATCTCTATTCCGAAATCTTGGGCTATAGATCGAATATAAGTTCCTTTTCCACATTCTATAAAAAATTTGATATAGGGTATTCCAATTTTTAGGATATGAAATTTATAAATTTTTACTCGTCTAGGTTTCATATTTTTTATTTTTTCCCCTTTTCTAGCATATTCATAAAATCTCTTTCCTTCTATTTTTAATGCTGAAAAATAGGGTGGAAATTGATCTATTTCACCAATAAATTTTTGAGATATTTTTTGAATAAGTTCAGAATTTATGTGGGAGGTAGAAGAAAAATTATATTCTTTTGTTTCTGAATCAAAAGATGGAGTGACACATCCCATTTTTATAATACCTGTATAAGTTTTCTTATAATTTTGAATAGAATCTACTTTTTTTGTGTATTTTCCTGTAAGAATAATTAAAAGACCTGTAGCAAGAGGATCTAGAGTTCCAGCATGTCCTATTTTTATTCTATTATAAAAACCAATCATTTTTTTCTTAATTCTTTTAACTACTTCAAAAGAAGTCCATCCCCAAGGTTTATCTATTAATAAGAGCTTCCCATTTTCAAATTCTGAAAAATTTTTTATCAAAGCTTTTCAATTGGTTTAATAAAATAATGTATCATAATGAATAGAAGGCCCAAAATAATTCTATAATATCCGAATATTTTAAAATTATTTTTTTTTAGATAGGACATAAAGCATTTTATGGATAAAATTCCTGTAATAAAAGCTACTATATTTCCAACTAATAATAATTTTATATCTTCTTGTAAAAAAAATTTATTATCTATAAAAAATCTACGAAAATTAAATGAAAAACTGAAATACTTGAATTGAAAGTAATGGTCAAATAATTTTTTACATGTAGCAATGAAAATAATAGGAAAAGATAAAAAAAAAGAAAATTCAATAGCCTTTTTTCTTTTAATGTTTTGTAACATACAAGATACTATAGTAGTCGCACTTCTAGATACTCCAGGAATAATAGAAAAACATTGACCTAATCCAATAATAAAAGCTTTAAAATAAGTTATTCTGTAATCTTTTTTTTTAGAAAAATTTTTTTCATAAAAATTTTCCACTATCAAAATAACTATTCCTCCTATAAAAAGAGAAATAGATACCATAAGTGGATTTTCTAAAAAAAAATTTATTTTATTTTTTAATAAAAAACCAAAAATAAATATGGGGAAACTAGCTATAAAAATCTTTAAATAAAAATCCCATTTTTGAAAAAAAAACTTTTTTCCATATAAAAAAACTAACGAAAAAATAGCTCCAAGTTGAACAGATATTAGAAATAATTTTGTTATCTTTTTCTCTAGAATTCCCATTAAGGAAGATGCAAGTATCATATGTCCTGTAGAAGAAATAGGAAAAAACTCTGTAATTCCTTCAATAATTCCTAATAGGATTGACTGAATATAATTCATAAATTATTAACTAAACATCAATTTTTGCATGTATCGCATTTTTTTCTATGAAATTTCTACGTGGTGGAACTTCATCACCCATAAGAATGGAGAATATTTTATCTGCCTCCGAAATATTTTCTATATTAATCTTTCGTAAGGTTCTTTTTTTAGGATTCATAGTCGTTTCCCAAAGTTGTTCTGCATTCATTTCTCCTAATCCTTTGTAACGTTGTATGTTGACCTTATTTCTCCTTCCTCCTAATTTATGAATAATATTTTCTCTTTCTTGATCACTCCAAGCGTATTGAGAACGATTACCTTTTCGGATTAAATAAAGTGGAGGCGTAGCAATATAAATATGTCCTTTTTCTATTAATGGTTTCATATAACGAAAAAATAAGGTTAAAATCAAAGTAGAAATATGACTACCATCTATATCCGCATCTGTCATAATAATAATTTTATTGTATCTAAGTTTTTTTATATTTAAATTTTTTTTATTTTCTTCTTTCTCAATAAAAACTCCTAAAGAGGTAAATATATTTATTATTTCCTCATTTTCAAATATCTTATACTCCATTGCTTTTTCTACATTTAGAATTTTTCCTCGTAAAGGTAATATAGCTTGAAAATTTCTATCTCTACCTTGTTTAGCAGTACCCCCTGCAGAATCTCCTTCTACCAAATAAATTTCGCAATTTTCTGGATCATTGAATGAGCAGTCAGCTAATTTTCCAGGTAAAATATTATTGTAGATTGGATTTTTTTTTTGGATCAATTCTCGCGCTTTTTTGGATGCTTGACGAGCTTTAGCCGCTAATATTACTTTATCGATAATCTTTTTTCTATCATTAGGGTTTTCTTCTAGATAACTGTTCAACCTTTCCCCAACAAATTTTTCTACAATTCCTCCTACTTCATGATTGCTTAATTTTGTTTTAGTTTGTCCTTCAAATTTTGGTTCCATAACTCTTATAGAAAGAATAACTGTAATTCCTTCTCGAAAATCATCTCCCGTAAATTCTATTTTATCTTTGTTGGATAAAAGGCCATATCCATCAGTGTATTTCTTTAACGTTCGGGTTAAGGCTCTTCGAAATCCAGAAAGATGAGTTCCTCCATCATAAGTATGAATATTATTAACATAAGAATAAATTCTTTCTTTGAAAGAAGTATTGTATTGCATAGCTACTTCTATAATGGTATTTTCTTTCTCCCCTTCAAAAGAAATAATATTTTTTGTTAAGGATTCTTGATTTTTATCTAGAATAGAAAGATATTCTTTTAATCCATTTTTAGAGAAAAAGTATTCTTTTTTTTGGATTTCTATGTTATTCCTTTCGTCTTTTAAAAATAAGTGTAGTCCTTTATTTAGAAAAGATAATTCTTGCAAACGTGTGAATAATATGTTATAATCATATGTTATAGAACTAAAAATAGAATTATCAGCTATATAATATATTTTGGTCCCTCTCTTATTAGTGTTTCCTAAACACTTTACATCATAAAGGGCTTTTCCTTTAAAATATTCCTGTTGGTAAATTTTTCCGTTACGATAAATGGTAACAATAAGGGTTCTAGATAAGGCATTTACACAGGAAATTCCTACACCATGTAATCCTCCAGAAACTTTATAGGAATTTTTATCAAATTTTCCACCTGCTCCAATTTTAGTCATTACCACTTCAAGAGCTGATTTTCCTTCTTTTTTATGAATTTCTATTGGAATTCCACGACCATTATCAATAACTGTAATAAATCCATTTTTATGAATTGTAACCAATATTCTATTACAAAAACCTGCTAAGGATTCATCTACAGAATTATCTATCACTTCGTAGACCAAATGATGTAAGCCTCTCATCCCTATGTCTCCAATGTACATGGAAGGTCTCATCCTTATATGTTCAATTCCTTCTAAAGATTGTATACTATCTGCAGTATAATCTGTTTTTTTACTCATAATTACGAATTTTATTAGAAATTTTTTCTAAAAAATTTATAGTTTTATATTTGATTTATCTATTTGATAAAGATAGAAAAAATATAAAAAATGTGATCACGTGAAAATTGGGAAAAAAGAGACTAATAGAGAAATAGAAAATTTTACCTCAGGGAAAGATTCGGAATTGGATCTACTTTTAGCTCCACATGATATCATTGGAACGATAGCTCATGTGATTATGTTAGAAAGTATTGGATTATTATCTAAAAAAGATTTAGAAATTTTAATTAAGGAATTACGTTACATTTATATAAACGAAATACTAACAAATAATTTTCAAATAGATGAAGGGATAGAAGATGTTCATTCTCAAGTAGAATTTTTGTTAACCCATCGATTAGGAGAAGTAGGAAAAAAAATTCATAGTGGAAGATCTAGAAATGATCAAATATTGGTAGATTTAAAACTTTTTATTCGTACAGAAATCAAAGAAATTGTATCAATGGTTTATT contains the following coding sequences:
- the lipB gene encoding lipoyl(octanoyl) transferase LipB; this translates as MKKKILFFEDLGKKEYQETWKYQKILFDDIIQKKVKNRFFHTKKEIAGYLLFVEHPHVYTIGKNGKYKHLLVSSDFLKKIDATFYQTDRGGDITYHGPGQLVVYPILNMDYFFTDIHKYLRFLEEVIIHFLKNHGIKGEREKGKTGVWLKKKNGKYKKICSIGIRMSRWVTMHGFALNVNTDLRYFDYIIPCGLLNKEVTSLEKELKNKISFSDTKYLLKRSFKEIFNVEFLINIKRKVI
- the lysS gene encoding lysine--tRNA ligase, coding for MPNLSEQQIIRRKKLNQLRLLGINPYPPEEYFIKNTIFDIKKNFIEKDPISIAGRLIRLRILGKASFGEMKDHTGCIQIYFNKNHFYSEKMGKEESYNILLKKLIDIGDIIGVKGLLFKTKMDEITIHVHRLTILSKSLRPLPQVKIDKNKKIYDAFSNTEQRYRMRYVDLIVNDHVRKIFLKRTRIIREIRNFLDDKGYLEVDTPILQSIPGGAVARPFITYHNSLGIPLYLRIANELYLKRLIIGGFHGVYEFSKNFRNEGMDRIHNPEFTVLELYVAYKDYYWMMKFTEELMKCIYKKVQKEDKDILIEKNSINFKTPFPRIPILDSIQTHTGFDLRDMEEEELRKVCKKLHIEMEENIKISKAKMIENIFEEKCEKNYINPTYIIDFPIEMSPLTKKHRHKKNLSERFELLINGQEIANSYSELNDPIDQLDRFREQIKLSEKNTDESMFLDKDFIRALEFGMPPTAGIGIGIDRLVMLFTNKSSIQEVLFFPQMRPEKK
- a CDS encoding amidohydrolase family protein; translated protein: MNPKKNFIEKVKKKGGWVNAHSHLDRAYTLTKKNFKYSYYSLNKKWYLVDEMKRLATEEDIYIRMEKALEYFLKQGTQALCTFIDVDEIIEDRALKAAKKLRNNYGNSIHIRFANQLLKGVLNKKSKYWFDKSVEFVDIIGGLPAKDYGKENEHLDVLLKTAKKKGKLVHVHVDQFNTSEEKETEKLAKKTIEHGMQGKVVAIHSISLAAHDRKYRYEIYRLMKKANLMVISCPIAWIDHTRSERLTPSHNSITPVDEMIPEGIIVAFGTDNICDIYKPFSDGNLWIELRVMLEACHYYDIDHLVEISTKNGLKVLGLE
- the rsmG gene encoding 16S rRNA (guanine(527)-N(7))-methyltransferase RsmG; this encodes MELIKKYFPNLLDHQIHQLYSLKNLYEYWNTYVNLLSRKTFYNFYQQHVLFCLGIAKVFPFYPGSFVMDLGTGGGFPGIPLSIIFPNTKFILVDSIRKKIKIVEKIIYDLQLKNAHAICIRAEKLEYRFDFVVSRFVTKISKTQKWIKNKFRYKSNYIIKNGSLYLKGGDLSKELEKFPHAVEYPLMNYFREPFFITKKVIWISNI
- a CDS encoding pyridoxal phosphate-dependent aminotransferase, giving the protein MKNRLLSKRLQNISYSQTLAMSNKARKLKNKGYDIINLSLGEPNFYPPNFVLNDAKKAIDEGLYHYYTPVSGYLELREVICKKFYRDNGLKYFPSQIVVSTGGKQSIMNVLLSLLNRKDEVIIPAPYWVSYYQMVKLCEAIPVIIPTIMEKNFKINPKNLEESITPKTKLFILNTPCNPTGSVYSYKELKNLVDIFKRHPKIIILSDEIYEHICYSGKHISIASFTDIYDRVITLNGLSKAFSMTGWRIGYIGAPEWIAKSCDKIQGQITSCANSIAQRAAISALNASPIEIEYMIKEFKKRRNLVLDMMKEIPEFQIINKPNGAFYVFPKVSDLFGKKFHGRIIKNSEDLSSFFLEKAQVSTVSGSAFGDNECLRISYASTEDKIIEALTRIKKVLN
- a CDS encoding dicarboxylate/amino acid:cation symporter, whose product is MSIGMKVKKEKILLIAFLSFFAYVFIHLSKNFFGLDKLTLCLFRYFVISIFIFYAFLKKDLTTWILLSIIIGIEFGIDHPEIAVELRFLSQIFLRLIKTIIAPILFSTLVVGIASHSNIKQLGSMGWKSLLYFEIVTTLALFIGLIAINVSQAGVGIVMPSGITSHQFPKVESKTWQDTILHVFPENFIKSIYHGDVLPIVVFSVIFGISMLFLDEKKRRPILSFTESISEIMFKFTKIIMYFAPIGVGSAIAYTVGHMGLDILYNLFQLLFTLYIALLIFLIVVLFPILLWIKVPLRGFVKALMEPVSLAFATTSSESALPLLMENLEKLGVPRKIIAFVIPTGYSFNLDGTTLYLSLATVFVAQASGIPLSFSQQIFIGLTLILTSKGVAGVPRASLVILLATVSSFGLPTWPILAIIGIDELMDMARTTVNVIGNGLASCVIARSEGELDDEKMLDYIKKNRDNGL
- the rpsP gene encoding 30S ribosomal protein S16, coding for MSVKIRLKRIGKKHRPIYHIVVADSRSPRNGKFIEKIGTYNPNTNPPSTVLKMKNAVSWLIKGAQPTDTVRSIFSKNGVLLKKHLLEGVKRGGLSEEEVHQKFHIWKNKNLS
- the truB gene encoding tRNA pseudouridine(55) synthase TruB is translated as MKNFSEFENGKLLLIDKPWGWTSFEVVKRIKKKMIGFYNRIKIGHAGTLDPLATGLLIILTGKYTKKVDSIQNYKKTYTGIIKMGCVTPSFDSETKEYNFSSTSHINSELIQKISQKFIGEIDQFPPYFSALKIEGKRFYEYARKGEKIKNMKPRRVKIYKFHILKIGIPYIKFFIECGKGTYIRSIAQDFGIEIKSGAYLLSLRRERIGPFSIKDSSMEL
- a CDS encoding undecaprenyl-diphosphate phosphatase, giving the protein MNYIQSILLGIIEGITEFFPISSTGHMILASSLMGILEKKITKLFLISVQLGAIFSLVFLYGKKFFFQKWDFYLKIFIASFPIFIFGFLLKNKINFFLENPLMVSISLFIGGIVILIVENFYEKNFSKKKDYRITYFKAFIIGLGQCFSIIPGVSRSATTIVSCMLQNIKRKKAIEFSFFLSFPIIFIATCKKLFDHYFQFKYFSFSFNFRRFFIDNKFFLQEDIKLLLVGNIVAFITGILSIKCFMSYLKKNNFKIFGYYRIILGLLFIMIHYFIKPIEKL